In the genome of Gemmatimonadota bacterium, the window TCCTCCCGTTATTTCTACCTGAAGGTGAACACACAGGAGACCCCCGTGAAAAGTTTTCTCAAAAGCACCGTTCTATTCGCGCTATTTGGCCTGATGGCCTGTGGAGGAAACAGCAAAGATACACTGGGACCAGGGGATTTGGACGAGATAACAGCGGGCACAATGGGTATTTGCTACAGAACCCCACAGGTGCGCGATGCCATCCTGGCTATGCTATCCGACATCGATAATTGTGCCCTGGTCACAGAGACGCATTTATCCTCAATCACGCGTCTGGATCTGAATGACCAGGGAATCACCGATTTGCGGAGAGCCGACTTCTATGGCCTGGACAACTTGCCAGGGCTATCTCTTTCCTTTAATTCTTTAAGCACTCTAAAAGAAGGCGTGTTCGCCGGTTTATCCAGTTTGAAAAGTTTAGATCTTAGCTTCAATAGTCTGCACACCCTACCAGCCGGTGTGTTTTCTGGCCTGGATAGCTTGCGATGGTTAGGTCTTGACTACAACTCTTTAAGCACCTTGCCAGCCAGTGTGTTTTCTGGCCTGGATAGCTTGCGAGTTCTCAGACTTGGCAGCAATGATCTAAACACGCTACCAGAAGGCGTGTTCTCGGGCCTGTCCAAACTGGGGGAACTGGAGTTGCAAAACAACGCTCTGAATACCCTACCAACTGGTGTGTTTTTGGGCCTGGATAGCTTACGAGTTCTCAATCTGGAAAATAATGCTCTAAACACATTATCAGAGGGCGTGTTCTCACATCTGGACAACTTGCAAAAGATAGACCTTAGTTTCAAGGACCTGCAAACACTACCCCAAAATGTGTTCTCAGATATGCCGACCAATTTGCAAACATTAAGGCTGCACACGACCGGTCTCCACACGCTACCAGAGGGTGTGTTCTCCAGCTTGAATAACTTGCAATTCTTATCTCTTTATTCTAACGGTTTAAACACACTGCCAGAGGGCGTGTTCACCGGTTTATCCAGCTTGAAAAGCCTATCTTTTTCCAGCACTTTTTTGCAAACCCTGCCAGAGGGCGTGTTCTCACATCTGGACAACTTGAAATACCTATCTCTTCATTCTCACGATCTGTTGAGTACCCTGCCAGAGGGCATATTCTCAGACCTGGACAACTTGCAAAGGATAGACCTTTTTTTCAACGATCAGCTAAGTACACTACCAGAGGGCTTGTTTGCCGGCTTATCCAACTTGCAGGATCTAAATATTACTTCTAATGATCTGCTCAGCACACTACCAGAGGGCTTGTTTGCCGACTTATCCAACTTGCAATGGCTAAATCTTTCTGGTAATGATCTGCTGAGTACACTGCCAGAGGATATATTTTGGGACCTGTCCAGCTTGCGAACGCTACAACTTTACGACAATAATCTAAGCAGGCTACCCGAAGGGATATTCTCTGGCTTGTCCAGGCTGAAGTTACTATGGCTTCATTGGAACCCCGGAGCTCCCTTTACTCTGACAATAGAGTTGGAACGCACAGACAATATGGACAATAATGCACAGGGACCCGCTACCATTGTAGTCAAAGTTGCCGAGGGGGCACCGTTCGATATGACCGTCAGTCTGTCGGCACAGGGCGGCACCTTGTCGGCCAATACAGCTACGATTGTAGCGGGTGAGATTAAAAGCGAACCTGTTATGGTACCGCCAGGTGAGGGTAATTCGGTCACAGTGCGTCTGGGTCCAGCACCTGCACTGCCACAATTTTTGAACCACGCTGGTATCCAGACCGCCGTGGGAGATTCGCTCATTCTATTTGGACAAGCGGCATCGAGATAGCGGTGGTGTTTACGTATTTCAACAGGAGGAATTTATGGCGCGAATAGCGGCAATCGTTCTGGTCCTGGGCCTGTGTATGCCAGAGACCTTATTGGCCTGGGTGACCTTTGAAGCCGATGAAATTGATAGCAGCACGGTTAAACCTGGTGCCTATGTCGAGATTATCTATGGGAGGGGGGAGCGAGACCCGGTGTCAGAGGAGTGGGAGAGACTGGATACGGCAAGGGGATATATTCAAGCTATTGATACAGAGACTCTGACTATTGGCGAACGATTTTGGAAGAAGGTAATTGCATTAGAGCATATTCAAAAGCTGATCATTGCAACGTCTGCTCAGGAGGAAAAAAGAAAGTCATCCTTCGAACTCGGGGCAGACCTTCTATCCGTCGAATTCCAGACTGGTCAGTACGCTTCCACGACACTTATCAATATGGGAGGTGGTCTGGTAAGAACATCTCCGTCCATCTATATGTCCAGTTTCTTTTTTAACAAATTGGCTTTTGACCTGGGACTGGGGCTTACCTCCTGGTCCTATGACGGGGGGAACAATACCTCATGGATGACGCGCAGTGGATTCACTTACTTTCCTCAAGGAGCAGCTTCGAACTCTGTTTACGTCAGGTCTGTCTTGGCGACATTGAGTACGGATAATTCCAGCACTCAATTTGGTGCGGGAGGAGGTCTTGGATATCGCCACGTTTTCCAGAACAGGATGGCTGTGAGGTTGGAGACATCGTATATACGATGGTTCAGGGCAAAAGAGAACCATATCGCGGTTCGTTTGAGCTTTGGTGTTGTTCTCGGAAGCAAGGGTGCTTTCCCGGAGCCTGAATGAGACAACGAGGGACATATCGTCTTATCGATAGCGTTTCATTCTCGATTTTTTAAAAGGCCAATCGCGAAAGGTGAATGATTATGAGACGATATACGCTAATTGGGTTATGCACGCTGATTGGGTTGATGTCAGATGAGGGATTTGCCCAGGAGTATGTCAGGAGAACGGGGTTCATTTTTCTGCAGTTTCCCACCAGTGCTCGCACGATGGCTTTGGGTGAGGCGGGCGTAGGGTTGATCGGAAGCGGGCAGGCTATTCTGTACAATCCAGCAGGACTGGCTTTTATGGAAGGGCGGGAAGCGTATTTTACGTATGTAGATTGGATTTTTAGTACCAAGCACTATGTGGCTGGCGTTTCAGCAAATGTGCCGCGTATAGGGACATTTGGGTTGTCTGTTGTGAATCACGATATCGGTCCTGTCAGATTTGAGAATACCACGCAAGAAACCAGCAAGTATGCCATTTCAGTGGCTTATGGGGGCATGATTACCGACCGGATTGCGGTGGGGACCACCCTCAAGCTGATCCATGAGAGTTATTCCTGGGAGGATCACAAGCAAAATGTCTTTGCCGTTGATTTGGGCACGTATTTTGCCACGGGATTGCGGAATACGGTGATCGCGATGGGTGTGGAGAACTTGAGCACGAGCGGGTTAGGCGAGCCAGAGCAAGGGGGACTCCCAAAAAATATGCGGATGGGAGTGCTCATTGATGTGGTTGCTCTGACGGATGTTGGTCCCTTGCCTCATAATCTGGACCTGGTCGTGGATGTGAATAATCCAAATGATTCTGAGGATGGTTTCTACACAGATATAGGTATCGAATATACATATATGTACCAGACCGCTATAGGCGATATGTTGGGATTTTCACTACGAGCAGGACATCAAAAAAGGCCCCGAAGCCTAATAGATCCCAACACTCTGGGTATTGGCGTGCTGTTTAAGACCCATGGTATAGGCTTAAAGGTGGATTACACAAGCAAGTCCTTTGGCGCCCTTTTCGATGATGAACGGGTGCATATTCTCAGCGTTGCTTTCAATTTTTAGAGTGCGGTTCACTGATTCGGTCAGGAGATGGATAGCCACAGTCGTTTTGATTCTGGGCAGGTGTATGCCAAAAATTCTGAAGGATAAATTTATGAAAAAATTAACCGTAGTCTTTGTTATTACAAATCTCCTGCTCAACGCGATGGCTCCCACGCTCGCGCACGCAGCCACATATCTGCAAGGCACACAGGTCAATGCCAATACGTTGGTCCAAGATGCCTACGTTGCAGTCACATATTACGATAGCAAAGGCAAACAGAAATTGGATAAGGGGTGGATTGATGCGGTTGATGAAACTTCGTTTACAATTCGCAGTGGACACTGGACCAAGAAAAACATTGCATACGCCAAAGTGCTGTCCGTGATTATGAGCGAAGAATCAACCACGCTAAAGCAGATGAATGAGGTGAATCGGTTTATTGGAGAGAGAAAAAAAGAGGAAGAGTTGAAGGCCATCACGATCATGTCACGCGGGCAGATTGATCCTGCAAAGATTACGAAGAGATGGTATGCCCATGTCATCTACATTAGAAAAAAGATAAAAAAAACAGCAACTGGAAAGATTATCCATAAGGACTCAGACCGTATTGTAATCCAAAATAGGGAGGAGTTCTGGAAAAGCTGGAAAATAGCATACAGCGAGATTGATAGACTCGCTATTGCGAAACATCAACGAGATATTGAAGGATGGATGGTTATGCAATTGCTCCATGAGGGAAATGCCAAAGTGCGTGCCCGCGTTCCTTCAATTCAAAAGCAATGGATGATTGGCAAGGTTGAAAAAATGACGCAAGACACACTCGTTGTCCGTGGAGAACTTGCACTTTATGGACGTAAGGTGCCTCTTTCTTCAATTTCCGATTTTGAAGTGAACATTGGACAGCATAGAAACACGGGGAAAGGCTCTATATTCGGTT includes:
- a CDS encoding leucine-rich repeat protein, translating into MINSSRYFYLKVNTQETPVKSFLKSTVLFALFGLMACGGNSKDTLGPGDLDEITAGTMGICYRTPQVRDAILAMLSDIDNCALVTETHLSSITRLDLNDQGITDLRRADFYGLDNLPGLSLSFNSLSTLKEGVFAGLSSLKSLDLSFNSLHTLPAGVFSGLDSLRWLGLDYNSLSTLPASVFSGLDSLRVLRLGSNDLNTLPEGVFSGLSKLGELELQNNALNTLPTGVFLGLDSLRVLNLENNALNTLSEGVFSHLDNLQKIDLSFKDLQTLPQNVFSDMPTNLQTLRLHTTGLHTLPEGVFSSLNNLQFLSLYSNGLNTLPEGVFTGLSSLKSLSFSSTFLQTLPEGVFSHLDNLKYLSLHSHDLLSTLPEGIFSDLDNLQRIDLFFNDQLSTLPEGLFAGLSNLQDLNITSNDLLSTLPEGLFADLSNLQWLNLSGNDLLSTLPEDIFWDLSSLRTLQLYDNNLSRLPEGIFSGLSRLKLLWLHWNPGAPFTLTIELERTDNMDNNAQGPATIVVKVAEGAPFDMTVSLSAQGGTLSANTATIVAGEIKSEPVMVPPGEGNSVTVRLGPAPALPQFLNHAGIQTAVGDSLILFGQAASR
- a CDS encoding PorV/PorQ family protein: MIMRRYTLIGLCTLIGLMSDEGFAQEYVRRTGFIFLQFPTSARTMALGEAGVGLIGSGQAILYNPAGLAFMEGREAYFTYVDWIFSTKHYVAGVSANVPRIGTFGLSVVNHDIGPVRFENTTQETSKYAISVAYGGMITDRIAVGTTLKLIHESYSWEDHKQNVFAVDLGTYFATGLRNTVIAMGVENLSTSGLGEPEQGGLPKNMRMGVLIDVVALTDVGPLPHNLDLVVDVNNPNDSEDGFYTDIGIEYTYMYQTAIGDMLGFSLRAGHQKRPRSLIDPNTLGIGVLFKTHGIGLKVDYTSKSFGALFDDERVHILSVAFNF